The region TGAAAGTGCCCGTGCGCGGCCTGGAAGAACCTCATTTCCGGCACGACCCCAAAACCGGCAAGAAGTACATTGTGCAGCCCGGCAATGACAGGTTCAGCGAAGGCGACCGTGTGCCCAAACCCCAGAGCGGCGAGGGCAGCGGCAGGGGCAAGGGCTCCAACAGCCCGCAGGTAACAGAGGATGAATTTACGGTGGTGCTCTCCAGGGAGGAGTTCCTGAAATACTTCTTTGATGACCTGGCACTGCCCAACATGGTGAAGAAGCTGATGGAGAGCACCGAAAGCTTCTCGTTTCGCCGCGCCGGCTATACCCGCGATAGCGTTCCCTCCCGGCTCAACATCAAGACAAGTTACCAGCAGTCGCTGGGGCGGCAACTGGCCCTGAAAGGCGTGTTTGACAAAAAGCTGAAGGGGTTGGAGGAGCAACTGGAGAAGACAAAGAAAAAGGAGGAGCGGGAGGCGCTGGAACTGGAGATGGAGAAAGTCAGAAGGCAGGCCAACACCATTCCGTTCTTCGAGGACATCGACCTGCGGTATAACAACTTTGAGCGGGTGCCCATACCGGTTACCTCCGCGGTGATGTTCTGCATCATGGACGTGTCGGCCTCTATGGGCCAGCACGAGAAGGACATCGCCAAGCGCTTCTTCACGCTCCTGTACATCTTCCTGACGCGGCAGTACAAGAACGTGGAACTGGTGTTTATCCGCCACCACACCGAAGCCAAGGAGGTGAGCGAGGAGGAGTTCTTTAACTCGCGCGAGAGCGGTGGTACGGTGGTGGCCCCATCGCTGAAGCTGATGGACAAGATCATGCGCGAGCGGTATGATGAGAGCTGGAACATATACTGCTGCCAGGCTTCCGATGGCGATGTGTGGTCGAAGCAGGATGCGCTGGAGTGCAAAAACCTGGTGCTGGAGACCATTCTTCCGAACATTCAATACATGGCTTACCTCGAGATCAACAGCAAAGAAAGGGAAAGCGACCTGTGGCAGGCCTACAAGCGCATCAGCAACGACGATGACTTTGCCATCCGGCATGTGTACGAGCCCTACGAGATATGGCCTGTGTTCCAGGGGCTGTTTAGGAAGCGGAGTGAGGTAGTTTCTTGACTGTAAGACAAAGGACTTTGTGACGAAGGCCTGAACACTCGCTTGTGCGAGCTTTTAGCTCGTACTGCAGTACCAAACTACCGCTCTTTCGGATTTGCAATCCGAAAGGCAGTAAGGTCGTTTCTTGCCTGTTAGACAACTGAATTTATGACAAAAGAACGCTTGCATTGTCTGATTAAAATCCTTTGTCCTTTGTCAAATAATCCTTTGTCTAATAAAACCCTGCAGACGTCGTGATACTTAATACATGCTACCTGATACGCAAAAAACACCCAGAAAATGACAGATAAAGATAACTATAAGGCCATGTTCTGTAACCCTAACTGGGATTACGAGACGCTGGAGGCGGCGGATGAGGTGATCAGCAGGATAGGGAAGGAGTACCTCAGGCTGAAGACCTACCCGAACCAGATCGAGGTGGTGACCTCGGAGCAGATGCTGGATGCCTACGCCCTCACCGGTTTGCCCACATCGTACCCGCACTGGAAGTTCGGGAAGGATTTCGTGCTGAACCAGAACAACTACACCAAGGGCCGCATGGGCCTTTCGTATGAGCTGGTGATTAACTCCAACCCCTGCATCAGCTATAACATGGAGAACAACTCCACCTGTATGATGCTGCTGGTGATCGCCCACGCCTGCCAGGGCCACAATGCCTTCTTCGCCAATAACTACATGTTCCTGGACTGGACCTCGGCAGACTCCATAGTGGACTATATGGCCTTTGCACGGGAGTACATCCTGAAGTGCGAAGAGGAGTATGGCGAGGAGGAGGTGGAGCGGGTGCTGGACGCCGCCCATGCCCTGATGCACCACGGGGTAGACAAGTATAAAAAGCCGTCTAAAGTATCGGCAAAAGAGGAAACCGAGCGCCTGAAAAAGCTCACCCTTATCAAAAGGGAAAACTATAACGAACTCTGGCGCACGCTGCCCTCCATGCCCGATGTACAGGAAACCAGCAACAGCGACGATCACAGGTTTCCGAAGGAGCCGGAGGAGAACATTTTATACTTTATAGAGAAGTATGCGCCGGCGCTGCCGCCCTGGAAACGCGAGATCATCCGGATTGTTCGGAAGGTGGCGCAGTACTTTTACCCGCAGGGTGCCACTAAGGTGATGAACGAGGGCTTTGCCACCTTCACGCATTACCACATCATCAACAAAATGTTTGACGAGGGCTATGTGAACGACGGCTTTATGCTGGAGTTTCTCAAGAGCCACAGCAGTGTGCTGTACCAGCCGGAGTATAAAAGCAAGTTCTACTCGGGTCTGAACCCCTACACGCTGGGTTTCAATATTTTTATGGACATCAAGCGCATCTGCCAGGAACCGACCGCCGAAGATAAACAGTGGTTCCCCGACCTGATCGGCAAGGATTGGCTGCAGCAGGTGCATTACGTGATGGAGAACTTCCGCGACGACAGTTTCATACTGCAGTACCTCTCCCCGAAGGTGATCCGCGACATGCGGTTGTTTACCATCGTGGACTGTGAGTATGAGGACGAGTATGAGATCGGGGCTATCCACAACGAGCGCGGCTACCGTAAGGTGCGGGAACACCTGAGCAACCAGTACGACCGCGCCACACTGGTACCCAACATACAGGTTACCAAAGTAGATCTACACAGAACCAGCAAACTGCACCTGACGCACTACATCCAGAAAGACCGCCGCCTGGACGCCAATAGCGCCAAGGACACCTTAGACCACATCCGCTACCTGTGGGGCTTTCCGGTGGAACTGCACTCCAAAAATAAGTTGGGGATTAACGAGACTACTTTTGAGGTGAAGTGACCTCCCCCTGCCCCCTCCTCATAACAGGAGGGGGTAAAGATTTATGAATGCCTGTGCTGTTCCGGCCAACTATATTCAGAACCTGATCTGCGGCGGACTTATTTGCATACGTGTCAGAGAAGCCGGCAAATCCACCCCGAGCCTCCGAGGGAGGCAAACTTACGTTCATACCTGTACTGTTACGGTTACCTGTTCTTTGTAGGAAGCTTCCCTATAAACGGGATCTGTGGCACCCAAATTCATATTTATCCAAGCAGCCTCGGGCATCACTGCAGACATTTTTTTGCAACCATCTATACTTTCAGGGGTTATCTATACTTTAGCAGACCATCAAACCTAACGCATGAAGTATAAACAGCTCGAAAAATCAGACCTGAACATAAGTGAAATCAGCTTTGGCTGCATGTCGCTGCTGGGAGATGAGAAGACAAATGTACAGTTGCTGCACCAGGCACTGGACAAGGGCATAAATTACTTTGATACCGCCGATCTGTACGACAAAGGGCAGAACGAGGAAACGGTGGGCAAGGCTTTTAAGGGAATGCGCGAGCGGGTGATCATCGGCACGAAGGTAGGCAACCAGTGGCGCCCCGATGGTAGCGGCTGGGACTGGAATCCGACCAAGGCTTACATCCTGCAGGCGGTGGAGGAGAGCCTGCGCCGGCTGCAAACCGACTACATCGACCTCTACCAGCTGCACGGCGGCACCATCGATGATTCCATAGACGAAACCATCGAGGCTTTTGAGCAGCTGAAGCAACAGGGCAAGATCCGGCAGTACGGCATCTCGTCCATCCGCCCAAATGTGATTCGGGAGTATGTGCGCCGCTCCAATATTACCAGCGTGATGCTGCAGTATAGTTTGCTGGACCGCCGGCCCGAAGAGGAGGTACTGGAGTTGCTGCAGCAAAACAACATCGGCGTGTTGGCACGCGGTAGCCTGGCGCAGGGCCTGTTGGCTGGAAAACCGTCCAAACCATACCTAACTTATACTTTAAAGGAGGTGCAGCAGGCCGCCGACGCGGTGGAGGCCGTGGCGGGAAACGCTCGAAAGGCCTCTGAAACGGCCATACAGTTTGTGTTGCATCACCCGGCTACAACCTCTACCGTTCTGGGCATCCGGACAAAGGAGCAGTTAGAAGATGCATTACTGGCTGCCAATGCAGAGCCGCTGCACCAGGCGGAAGTGCAGCAGCTACAGGCGGTGCTGCCGGTCAGCAAGTATGAGCAGCACCGATAACCTCTCTACCGCTGGCGCGGGCTTGTAGCCCGTGCCTTTTATGCTTGCTGCTATACTTTATGCTTCTCTGGCGCAAGTGTTCGCTTGTGCCTCTCTTTGCCTCTGCTAGCTGCAACTGGAATCAAGCTATCCTTCCTAACTGCAGTTCATCCTAGGCTTTACAACCAGCTTGTTTCATTTCTGGCTTTGGCTCCCTCCAGCCCGGGAGGGCTCGTCTTCCCGCATCGCGCTGTGTTCCCTTCCTTCGCTACCCTTCGGTCGAAATGCCCTTGCAGGGCACCGGAATCTCACAAGGCGCTCTTTCTCGAGGGCCCCTACCCCCACGGAAAGACTGGGATCAGATTCGATAGCCACGGCTTTAGCGACAGAGCAAGTATAAGTGGAAGTGATTTTATACTTTGTCTCTTTTATCCTTAGTCACATAGTCTTTCGTCCGAAATTCCAGATAGATCTCTCACAGCTACGCTGGCTCTCTTCGGCTCCCGCCTCAAGAGTACTCAAGATGACAGGGAAAGGAGCAAGTATAGCTCCCTCCCCTGTTCTTAGAGGAGGGCTGGGGAGGGGTGAATTCCCCTCCTCGGAGGGGTTAGGGGTGGGTTAATACTTTGTAGTCCTGCTGTTCCGGATTTGCAATCCGGGACGCTGTTACCTGCGGATTTGCAATCCGCTTTTCTGTCCGTAGCTACTGCCTTTGCTATGGCAGATTACAAATCCACGGCTATTATACTTCCGGATTGCAAATCCGAAAGAGCAGGATTCCCTTCCGGGGTGGGTTTATACTTGTGTAGGGACAGGTCGGGACCTGTCCGCGCGATACCAGCAGAAACGGAGCTCATACTTGAGCCACAGTAATCACAGGCTCCCTTCCTGGGGGTAGGGGCGCTCGAAAAAGACAAGTCTCAGATCCCGGACTTGTTTCGGGAGATGGGCAGGGGTGGTTGGACCCGGTGCTGCAGAAACACGGACACGGATGTCCGCATCAAACATTAAAGTATAAATTATAGGTTGGGCAGCGATCGGTGGCTACAAAAAAACAGCAGCAGCAAAACTCATTTGCTGCTGCTGTTCTGTTTATACCGATGCTATACTTTAGCTGTATCGCTCTTGCGGTTCCTTAGTCGTAACTGTTCTTTTTCTTTTCCAGCTTAGCGGCCTTCTTTTCCTTTTCAGTTTTGGCCGGCTTCTTTTTTACGTCTTTTTTAGCGTCTTTAGACTTTGCCATGGTTTGTAGGATTTTATGGTTTAGCTAAAGGTACGCTATTTTTTGCTTTATGGCCGTGGCAACCGCATTATCTGAAAATATTTATGCTCATCCGGCTATGTAGGAATAATGCACCTCCAGTTCACCGGCCTCGAGGCCCATAGCAATGCCCTGCAACAGGATACGGTAGTTGGGGTGCGCCGCATCGCTCAGGTCTTTTTCTATGTCATGGATGGTGGTTTGGAAAGGATCTTCACGGAAAAAGCGGAACCACAGTTTTTTATCGGTTTCATCATCTTCTTCCTCTTCGGCATCGTCGTCATGCATTACCTGTAGCTCAATCTCCCGAAGCCGTGCAACCAGGTTATCCAGGTCAAATTGGTTATCGAGGTATGCGTTAAAAACCTCGCTGGCGATGGCGGTGTAGTTTGGTTGTTTGGTCATAGGGGTATTGACTTTAACGTTTGTACGTGATTTGTTACCAAATGCGCTTTTGCTCCTTCAGCCAGTCAAAGATAAGCTGATCCACCGGAGAAATAAGCGCCCTGTCGGCATAAGATAGCCACACCACCTCTTCAATTTCAGCAGAGGCCGCGATGGTGCCAGTATACCTGCCCTCGAAGCAGGTCATCTTTACCTGCACCCCCTCCGGGTGACTGTCGGCTTGGGCCTGGAAAATGCCGGTAAACGTCATACTTTCTTCCACCAGGTTTACACTTAACTCTTCCTGTATCTCGCGTTGTAGCGCCTGAAAGTCTGTTTCGCCTGCCTCGCGCTTGCCGCCCGGTATGTAGTACTTGCTTCTGCCCTTGCTGCGGGTGCTGAGTATCCTGCCGTCCCGGATCTCGATCCAGGCCAGCTTGTCGATGATCTTCATGTATGGGTAAGAGTTGCTGAGAGAAATTAAAGAAAATAAGTATATTTTGGTCAGTGTACTTGTTGTGTTGCTTTTCCCGTGGCTACCAGGTGAGCTGCACTACGCCAGTTCCGCTACCGCCTGCTTCAGGTTACCGGAAATGGTGTGCAGCCATTTTAGCTGTTCGGAAATAAGGCGGGCCTCCTTCAGGTTTTTTAGAAAGGCGGGGTCGATCGGCTTATAGCTTGCTCCGTCCAACTGGCGGGTGCGTATGGCAACAAGCTCGTTATACCTGCCCTCCAGGTGTCCGTATGCTTCTACCAACTCTTCTTTCGTTACTTCCGCTGCCTGTGCCTCCTGCTGCAGTGCTTGCAGCGCCTGCGCCAGGTTGTCGTCTATTGATTTTATGATCAGGTTGAAGTAGTCTGAGGCGGCCTCCGCGTTGTTGTCCCGGATAAAAGTGCCCAGCGCGGCCGCAGCAGCTAGAAAGGTATGGTTCAGGCCAACGATCTCGTAGATCTTCATCAGGTTCTGCTGCGTGGATTTCGGCTCCTGGCTCATCCGCTGGAAAGCAGCGTTCAGGTTGCCCATCTGCAGGAAAGCTTCTTTCCGGGCGAGCTTATAGACCGTGGTGTTCTGCGTTTTGTGCTGGTTATACCTGTCAATCTCGGCCAGGTAGGTACGGTTGGCGTTCAGAGCCTTCACAATGTTGCCTTTTATACTTAACGCTTCCCACGATGGCCACAAAAAGGAGATCGCCCCCATGGCAATGGCTGCCCCTGCCAGCGTATCGATCACCCTGTACTGGATCACGTCGAAGGCATCTGGTTTGATAAGGGCATAGATAAAAATGATACCGGTGGTAACGAAGACAGAGGAGGTGCGGTAGTTTTTCTGCATAAAGCTTAAGGAAAGTACCAGCGATACCAGGGCAAGCGCGCCATACAGGTATACGTTCTGCACCAGCAGTACCACCATGCCCGCTATGGCCGCACCTAACAGGGTGCCGTAGAGCCTGTGCTTCGACCGCTCCTTGGTAAGGGTAAAGCCGGGCCGCATAATCACCATAATCGTGAGCAGTATCCAGTAAGCGTTCTGTATCGGGAAGATGATGCCCAGCACGTAACCCAGCAGCATGGCTATCGTGAGCCGGGCGGCATGTTTAAAAATGGGCGACTCAGGCGTGAAGTTCTCCCTTAAGATCTGCACATCATAATCCTGCTGGGTAATAAACCGCTTGCTCTCCCTGCTTTGCAGGCCTATACTTTGCTGGCCCTCCAGGTCCTGGTATACCCGCTCGATAGCCGTTATCTTTTGCAGCAGCTTTTCTTCATAATCCTGCAGGTTGTGGAGCAGGAGCGCCCCCTCCCGGGCCTGGGGCAGCTTCAGTTCTTCCACATACTGCCTGATGCTTTGGCGGCACTTTTCCAGCAAGGGCTCCAGGTCTTTCTCCGCTGAAAGAGCACGCCCCAGTTGCATGCTGTCGGCCACGTTATCCAGCTTGTCTGACAGCTCAAAAACCAGTTTAAGGAACGGCAGCAATATCCTGGCTGATTGCCCGAAAAGTTGTCTGGCGCGCTCGTAGTTAGCCGGGTTGGCAAGCGATAGTTCCAGTA is a window of Pontibacter kalidii DNA encoding:
- a CDS encoding FUSC family protein, giving the protein MLQELRQFIKSTDFVKALVITFGAAVPLALGVWLGQVTYFLSITIGVMLASGSDVAGSRQHKTIGILVSAAIAMLASMAIHLVSGSLYLLLPVLAVLVFSISFISVYGFRASLVSFAGLMAIVLSFVHAQTGADILIHGLLIGAGGLWALLLSLLFHSLLQRRQTENLIIDCLRQTARYIQLRGKLATESQEQEALQKELYNLQVKLNETHEALREVLLHERQRTGTSNYHRKQLLIFIELIDILELSLANPANYERARQLFGQSARILLPFLKLVFELSDKLDNVADSMQLGRALSAEKDLEPLLEKCRQSIRQYVEELKLPQAREGALLLHNLQDYEEKLLQKITAIERVYQDLEGQQSIGLQSRESKRFITQQDYDVQILRENFTPESPIFKHAARLTIAMLLGYVLGIIFPIQNAYWILLTIMVIMRPGFTLTKERSKHRLYGTLLGAAIAGMVVLLVQNVYLYGALALVSLVLSLSFMQKNYRTSSVFVTTGIIFIYALIKPDAFDVIQYRVIDTLAGAAIAMGAISFLWPSWEALSIKGNIVKALNANRTYLAEIDRYNQHKTQNTTVYKLARKEAFLQMGNLNAAFQRMSQEPKSTQQNLMKIYEIVGLNHTFLAAAAALGTFIRDNNAEAASDYFNLIIKSIDDNLAQALQALQQEAQAAEVTKEELVEAYGHLEGRYNELVAIRTRQLDGASYKPIDPAFLKNLKEARLISEQLKWLHTISGNLKQAVAELA
- a CDS encoding YeaH/YhbH family protein, which encodes MSHIIDRRKNDKGKSTGNRQKFLKRVEHQIKRAIPDIISQESIKDTKSGGSVKVPVRGLEEPHFRHDPKTGKKYIVQPGNDRFSEGDRVPKPQSGEGSGRGKGSNSPQVTEDEFTVVLSREEFLKYFFDDLALPNMVKKLMESTESFSFRRAGYTRDSVPSRLNIKTSYQQSLGRQLALKGVFDKKLKGLEEQLEKTKKKEEREALELEMEKVRRQANTIPFFEDIDLRYNNFERVPIPVTSAVMFCIMDVSASMGQHEKDIAKRFFTLLYIFLTRQYKNVELVFIRHHTEAKEVSEEEFFNSRESGGTVVAPSLKLMDKIMRERYDESWNIYCCQASDGDVWSKQDALECKNLVLETILPNIQYMAYLEINSKERESDLWQAYKRISNDDDFAIRHVYEPYEIWPVFQGLFRKRSEVVS
- a CDS encoding SpoVR family protein — translated: MTDKDNYKAMFCNPNWDYETLEAADEVISRIGKEYLRLKTYPNQIEVVTSEQMLDAYALTGLPTSYPHWKFGKDFVLNQNNYTKGRMGLSYELVINSNPCISYNMENNSTCMMLLVIAHACQGHNAFFANNYMFLDWTSADSIVDYMAFAREYILKCEEEYGEEEVERVLDAAHALMHHGVDKYKKPSKVSAKEETERLKKLTLIKRENYNELWRTLPSMPDVQETSNSDDHRFPKEPEENILYFIEKYAPALPPWKREIIRIVRKVAQYFYPQGATKVMNEGFATFTHYHIINKMFDEGYVNDGFMLEFLKSHSSVLYQPEYKSKFYSGLNPYTLGFNIFMDIKRICQEPTAEDKQWFPDLIGKDWLQQVHYVMENFRDDSFILQYLSPKVIRDMRLFTIVDCEYEDEYEIGAIHNERGYRKVREHLSNQYDRATLVPNIQVTKVDLHRTSKLHLTHYIQKDRRLDANSAKDTLDHIRYLWGFPVELHSKNKLGINETTFEVK
- a CDS encoding NUDIX hydrolase encodes the protein MKIIDKLAWIEIRDGRILSTRSKGRSKYYIPGGKREAGETDFQALQREIQEELSVNLVEESMTFTGIFQAQADSHPEGVQVKMTCFEGRYTGTIAASAEIEEVVWLSYADRALISPVDQLIFDWLKEQKRIW
- a CDS encoding aldo/keto reductase, producing MKYKQLEKSDLNISEISFGCMSLLGDEKTNVQLLHQALDKGINYFDTADLYDKGQNEETVGKAFKGMRERVIIGTKVGNQWRPDGSGWDWNPTKAYILQAVEESLRRLQTDYIDLYQLHGGTIDDSIDETIEAFEQLKQQGKIRQYGISSIRPNVIREYVRRSNITSVMLQYSLLDRRPEEEVLELLQQNNIGVLARGSLAQGLLAGKPSKPYLTYTLKEVQQAADAVEAVAGNARKASETAIQFVLHHPATTSTVLGIRTKEQLEDALLAANAEPLHQAEVQQLQAVLPVSKYEQHR